ATTCCCATGTTCTAGTCCCACATCATTTAAGGAGTCAATGTAatcacgagagagagagagagagagagagagagagagagagaaagagagaattttcAGTCAACATAGCAAGATTCAAGAggcaaataaaacaaaaacttaaatacaaCTGATAAACATATTTCATTGACCTAAGGCACACAAAACATCTTcacaatttaaacaaaataatatatggaATGTTAGCATATGTAAATTGAACAAGTAACAATTCCAGATAATTACAGGTAGCAGGTAAAAGAAGATTAAATGATAAACGGGCCACACCTTGGGTATACCACATTGGCTAAATCAAACAGAGGACCAAGTGAATCCCTCACAAAGATGACAGCTTCCATCAGCAAAGCACCCTTCTTTTGCTGCCTATCAAGAAAAcaccaccaaaaaataaaaaaagtaaaaaccagAAACATGAGGCATCACAtgactactattttttttcaaaagaaaaaaaaagatagagagagacaAACCAACAGTCAATACGACAATACCTCTCGATAAACTGGAGTGGACAGTGTCCACATAATGCTTCCAAAGCATGCAATCGTGGTAAAGAAGCCACCTATGTGCCAAAGGAAATGCAGGTAAGCCCCCTTGATTTCCATCCTCTCCTCTTACTGAATCCTTCTTTCTGTCTCCtctagttctctctctctctcaagttgaGTCTCAACTGTACAATTTCGCATAAAATCCCATACCAAACAAATTGAAGGACATGCTCTATGATTTTAATACACTtgctctttttctctctttttgcttttataacTGGCAGTTGGTAGCTGGTAAACGACCCATCAGTTCTTCGGTTCTTCCCACGATTTTCGGCAAAATTAAATCACTTCTCTCCAAGATTTTCCGACAAAAAATGTGTGAACTGGGGAATCCATGTAAATGGCATGGTCATagatttcttctctttcttgcCATATCTATTCTGGTCTCTCTTtctacttctctctctcccactCAAAACTTGGTCCAAACAGGGCGTTTAAGTGGGCCGCCTCACCAAAAATTTGCTAAACCAACACTACTATAGAAACAGCTGTTCACAGGACCCCTTTCTGTCTTATGCCAACTCTCAAATAACATAGAATAACAAGCTtaacattttaaacaaaataaatgagaaagagaaacatCGTTCTTAGGCAAGCAGATACTCAACATCAAGGAGGACATCCACAGTTGCTGAAGCGGCCACCTGAAATACCAGGCATAATCCAGTTCAGGACTCTCATGGCTGCATGGTTTCTAGCCTTCAAAACCTACCTAGGTGCTCGCTATTGGCAGCAGTCACCATAAATCAAGAAAAAACTACAAATGGAACAGCTTCCCTATCAAATGTTGTAGCTTGTTCCTACAAACTTGTACATCTTTCAGAAATTACAAGCATACAGAAAAATAAGAGGCAATATTAACTTTCAGATATGCTTTTTCTGCTAAATGCCTTATGAAAAAATTCAAGGTtaacttataaaattaaaaattaaaaaataataataataaaaaagaggaaaaaatcaTGGTTAGAATATGTCCCACACTCCTATGTGATTACGGGCTTGACTAGGAAGAAAAGATTATGGAAGCAATGTATTAGtgaaagatgcagatgcattTGTTGGCCACTCTATTTAGTCTATTGAACTATCAACTTCACATGAATGTCATGACTGAAGACCTCATCTTCCATGCATGGTCAAgattacataaaaaaatcatttggaaTACAGGGAATTCACTCTGTTACATAGATACCTTTGTGGTTTATATAATCCTATATTGGAGTCCAATCGCAAGGCAATTGAAAGTGAGCTTTACAAGGATATGCTGGGACTAtatacaaaaacaataaaaaggtCTTCTCTTTATTCTCTCTGTAACAAATAATGTTGCATCAAAGGGATCAAGAGAAACAAATATTTCATTTACCAAAAAACATCATATCAGTCCGTCACACTTATTGGTGTCCTTATGTATACAGTATAAGCACAGGTAAAGTCAACTTAGAACTCAGAGAGGTAAGATTCGTAAGAATTCTTCAATGAACACTTGCAAACGATACATCAAACCACCTTGCAATTGGAACTAAAATAAGAAGAAAGGTGTCAAAACCACAAATTTCCTAAAGTTCTTAAAAATAGAACTCTGGCTTCTATTCATTGCGGCTAAAAGTTATAACTACAATGTGTGGTTACATTATTGTATCTAAGAgaaggaagaaataaaaaaagaatgacaAACAAGAGATCAGAAAAACAAGCTATAAAGtctaacaaaaacaattttgtaATCACCAATAATCCCCACATGAACAACTCCCATCTCTGAAATGGTGGAATCTGCTGGCGTCCCTCACAACAATTTCACGTCTAGTAACCATGGCTATTAACTTAATTGCACTATGGCAGTCACCACAAATCCGATGGCTCTGCACAATTTGCAGTGGTGTCCAACCTGGAGTGTTGATCAGCCCAAAAGCTATTGCCAGTTTCTCACTGTGGTACAATAAAACCCGCTTTTCCTGTTCATCAACATCAGGaagcaaatattttctctcGGGAACATAACCATGTTTTGAAATCTCTAGCATCAAGTTGTCCACTTTCTGGTAAATCTCTTTTGTTTGGGCATGGCTTTTATCCCCAGAATGGAAAAAATAAGGCTGCTTTTTAACTTCAATCCAACTGCATGCAGGAAGCATTCTCAAACCCTTTCTTCTTAAGGTCTGAACAACGGCAGCAGCTTCCTTCAAGTTGCCAGAGCTgttgtatatatttaaaagcaCAATATAATTATTAAGCTTTTCAGGCTCCATTCCATAAAGCTTCTCAGCCGCAAACTTTCCAAGCTCTAAATTCTCATGAACACGACAAGCTGTCAGCAAGGCAGCCCACATGTTAGCTGTAGGCTTAAATGGAGCACTTCTTATCAGTGCAAAGGCTTCATCTAAAAGGCCCTCTTGACCTAATAATTCAATCATACATGCAAAATGCATTGCACGGGGCTTAATCTTGTGATCCCTACTCATTGATTTAAAATACTCCCAACCACGTTCTGATAAACCTGAATAACTACAAGCAGATAAAATTGCAAGAAAGGTGATATGGTTGGGTCTCATTTTTTCCCGAAGCATCTGCTCAAACATCTCAATAGCCTCTTCTCCATGACCATGATTACCATAGCCAGCAATCAAGGCATTCCAAGAAATAACATTCTTTTGGGGCATCTTGTCAAAAACATGACGGGCATCTTCCATTCTCCCCCATTTGCTATAGAAATCTACGAGTGCTGTGTTCGCTACTGTATCTAATCCAAAACCATGACGGACTAAACTTGCATGAGCTTGCTTAGCATGCTCCAAAGAAGCCAACCTTGTACATATTCTTATAACCATTGAAAATGTGAAATGGTCCATTTCAACACCAGAGTCACGCATCTCATAGAACATTCTCAGAGCTTCTTCACTATAACCATGAAGTGCATAACCTGCTATAATGGAATTCCACCCAACTGTTGTCTTCTCTGGCATCTCATCAAAAACACATTGAGCATCTTCAATGCTCCCACACTTACTATACATGTCAATTAGAGCACAAGTCACAAATATATCGTCAGCAACACCCATCTTTAAAGCACACGTGTGAAATTGTCTTCCTGCAAAAATTAGTCCCTGCCCAGCAGATGCCCGAATCATCGTGGAAAATATTCGTGACCCACCATCTGAAGACTCCTCccatgtaataaaaaaaagctgGAATGCCTCATCATAATTACCAGAGTCCACAAGCCCCCCAATTATTGTATTCCACGAAACCAAGTTCTTCTCTGGCATTTCAACGAACAACCTACGCGCATCAGTCATCATCCCACATTTGACATGCATAAGCAGCACCCTGTTCCTCATATACAAATCCAACTCAAACCCATTACTACTCATAAAACTAGACACCCTTTTCACCCCTCTAATCGAATTCAAACCTATGCAAGCGCTAATCAACGCATCATAGGTGCTAGATTCCAATTCAAAACCACCCTCAAACTCCAAAATCTCAAACAACTCAAGTGCCTCTCTATACCTCTTATTGAAAACCAACTTCTCTATCTGACTACAAATCCCAGAACTGGGCTGTTTTCTCATCTGGGGTTCTTCCAATACCGCCCCTTTCCTCTCCACAACATCCATTTTTGACGGTTTCGGCTTCGGCTTCAGCCCCCATGGCGGCTGCAGCCGCCCTTGTTCCAGTGAACAACACCGAATTCTATCAAAAGGGTTTCTCCATTTTCTCTTACTGAATGAAAAACAATACCCAGAAAAGAACAAAGACTTGTGCTTGAAATGTAAAAGGCTTTTTCTCCTAGTGTTTGAAATTTGATCTAATGATACACTATGGTAGCGTAACAATGGGCTTTCCATACTCAAATAGCAGAGCCAAATCAATGAGTAATGGTAGtaatagaaattgaaaaaagagtgtaccttgaaagagaaagagtgtGAATTGGTGTGGTTTTGCCTTCATGTTTTGGTTAAATGTAAGCGTGAGATTTGAACAAAGACAGAGTCAGCATTGAGTACTCCGCCGGAGTTGTTGGGAGGTAGTTGAGTTCTTTTGTCCCCAGCTTCCACATTCTAGTATTGGCCCAACTGAGATTTGATTTGAACGAGGAAAAGAAGGAAGGGAGAAACGGTGCGTTTTActcatttttgttctttttgttttgttattatggACAAATttcactcttttatttttatttttgaaaaaaaaaaaaagaaagggacaAAACGTTTAATTACAAACTTTTAAAAACTTTCAAATAAACTTTACTCTTTTTAAAGactttttaatcttgttttatttaggtttcaaaaaaaaaattgctttatttaaaaatgtatttaattcAAATAGTGTATCTGCTTGAGTGTTCATTTGATTATCGGATTCAAATTCTCTAGATTTCTTAAGGTACTCTACCaaatagatttccttaaatcctaaacgttctttaatgatttaatggtctaaatTCTGCCATATCAGTATTCTACTAAcaataatattaattgttttgtttgcaacattattttattattttaagaatattgttagtggaattgtggggggtaaaagctatcgaataaacgtttgggttttgggcctgatcggttggtaccaatctgttttgatcagggcctctagacccacaagtcaatccgcactgtagtagtccgaggagttgtccgaggaggagtgtctcctcggacaggtccagcaatgaccctaggacttgctaaatgggttagaggcagaattctggaagaactgatGGATAAGAGGATGAttcaagcaccctttagaagcaggaacatgtgagaaatatctaaggaaaaagctactaccaccacattaaaggccctgcatctacctccctggccgcattaatagggaaatgacttctgaacagtagaattctgtcttcctgctattatttgaagacttcaagaaggtggtgggtgggacaagtatctaaggggaagatttatatgacacgtggatgaactagtgaagaagaagaagtatataaggagacgagagaggaaagagaaaaggaCTTGCTTCAGAACtagaaaaagaactaagaattgtaatatttggcatagaaagagaaggaatatacaaatcgtcctcggcttgcATCCGAGGAGGTCTCCttatcatatttgtttatcacttgcatagattgcggcactctagcctgttaatcaaacttccaacatcccgaacctaggtttcgaatccatactctacaaattttattgtataaagcTCATTCGACCTGAgtccaacacttgtttttgggtccaggtacaattgtgcacttacaggaatgctgacatggcataaTCTAAactattaaatcattaaagagcggttaggatttaaggaaatctatttGATAGAGTATCCTAGGAAATTTAGAGGATCTTAATCCGTTTTCGGGATcttgtaactttattttttttacttattttgcaTTAGATGAAGTGaatagcaataaataaataaaaatctgatttttcaaaaggtggaatttaaaaagttaaattaaactcatcatttattttgtttgtttttttctttattaaaggGAACTCACCCTAAATAAGCTCGAATGATGTCAAACGAGGCAAGGGGAACCCCTCACATTCTTAGGAACATtttataaatcatttttttttattaataaattttttttttcgtattcCTTTCTAAAGAAACAAAACCatacatctatttttttttatgggacatacatcaatttattgataacattgttaaaagaaaattcttaaacaaaatgctttatatgGTTATTTCAGCAAATGTATCCAACTATCCATTATACTAATAGATATTATTGTACTTTGAATTACATTCCATCATGCGTTGTAACTTTATGATCTGAATTGAAatgtttcttaaattttgagttttacttgaaacttataaaaatgtgagttttaatttgaaattatcctAAAATTATAGGAATTAAAATGTgatttaagttttttactattatgTCACTGTGActtcttcatgaaaaatttgCTTGGGTGTTTGTGTGAAACTATGTTGTTTTGGGAATTCAAAATTGTATctttaagaaaagaaagaaaggaaaaaaaaaaaaatatatatatatatatatatatatatatatatatatatatatatatacatatatatatatgagagcaAGCCATTTTTCACCGTGACGATCTAAACTCCCGTGCTAAATGACCTCTCCAATCCTGATTTCTAATGTATTCCACACAACTTGAATCTCAATGTTAAATGAGATGGACGAGGTACTTGACCACTAGACTCCCATTATGGGGTTCCtccatttgtttttttgaataatATGAGTCATTTCATAATgggaatttaatttaatttaaatatctATACAGTTACATCTTGAAAGTGTActctttttgataattaaatccaaatttaaatttaagaagaaaatttaatgcATTAACGGTGAAGATGTTAAATTGACCCATTGTTTAACCCAAGATTGTGTCACTAATAAAGTCGATTGACACTTTtccacttgtttttttttaatttattcttttgtttaataGAAAAAGTTAAGCagataaaaattataaacagatcccaaaaaaaaaaaaaaaaaagatgctctACCAATAAAAATTGTTAGTCACAGACTCACAAAGCATGCTTAAAAGAATTCCTTGGAATCCCCACTCCTCAATCAAAATGTAAGTGTTGATCACGTGACCAATTCATATGATCATAATCAATTTTACGGGGAATATGTCAGTATAAGTAGATCTATTAATTATCTATTAGAtcccaatttttctttttcttttttggtaacaAAGGTAGATCCTAATTTATCGGAGGATGCAGGATGGTCACATGTACGTGAGGGCCTAAGGTTAAAGGCTTAAAGCAGAAGATTTTCTTTGAGTTTGAGGTTAATGCGCTGAACAAAGCATACTCTCGTGCAGTGAATgtagttgagacttgagagctACAGTAATTGagattttagtatttttgttttttttaattgagagcTAAAGTCTTCTCTactaaggaaaaaaacaaaggaaaagaaaagaagtagcTATTGCTATTTTTGGAAgcccagtaaaaaaaaaaatgtaatggtATGGTATggacaatatttttacaatttgttcCATAATTATTGACTagaataacattatttttatcaaaatttatcattaataatattatttttgttatgcatcattaacaaaaaaaaaatcatgtaaacaattgtgaaaaaatatgGTATTTCTAAGCTTATTGAAAATAATGGCAGCCCTTAGGAAATACTACTAGATAAGCATTCATAAAAGGAATTGCTTTGGCTTTTGGACCACTATCACTATGAATGAAACTTCAGTGTCttttcaatccatatttttctcaGCTCCTCCACCAATCTTCGTCAATGTTATTTGAGGCTGTCTGTCTAGTCAATTGAAGATAAATTTATGCGATGTACCaatttctttcactttttttctttgttcccgGATCCCAGTGAAGGTTACACGAAGAAAATTAAGGGTAAAGTAATAAGCTAAAAgctatataaaaaaagtaaaagaataaaagaacaaaaaacttTATGACCTCTATTAGTTTGAGAATACTTTACAGGTAACCACACAGTCGCGTCAATGTGAGAATATTAGTGGCAATAGAGATCGCAAATCGTTTTCCTCAAAAAGAATTTGAAGATATGGGTTATAAGATGCTAAAGTGATTTCTTCAGAACGGTGGTGCTGTGCACAACAGAACACATCTTTTTAGACTTTCAAAATGGGGAAAGAATCATGGAATTCTAAATCGTGACTTGGTGGAAATGATACAAAGCAAAGCTTGATCAAACACAACAGCATAATCGTATATTTCTTCCACCAAATGAggagtaagaaaaaaaaaataataatgtctaTATATTCGTATTCACACcgtttttaaataaataaataaactaaaaaatcaagGAGAATGAGAGGAGTGGATGAATCGTGAATGCTTTATAGGCGTAAGCCCCAAAGTCAGGCTAAAAAGAATATTATAACTCTCAAGGTAGTTCAAGCATAAAATATCAACGCGTATTAACACATTTAATTATGCATCACCACTCACCAGCACTCAAAAATAACCACTTGGAGTAATCTAGAGAGAGAGTAAATAGCATTGACAACGAGCTCTAGTGTAATGGCATATTTTCCtcttggaaaagaaaaatagaggaTAAGGTGCGTTGAACTGCTAGTTTGCAGCTTAATTTGGGCAAAATTTGCTTAATAgtacttttttagaaaaaaattgggtGAATAGCATATGTTTGAAGTTTTTTAGTTAGTTAGACTATTTTTGTAAGTTGAGTTTGGCAAACTCAAGTTTGGGCTGGAAGTTGAGTTTGACAAACTCGACTTTCAAGCAATATTGATGTCGAGTTTGTCAAACTCAACTTTCAGCCcaaactcgagtttaccaaaCTTGActtctaagagcatccacagcaatgaagctaaaaaattagctttttagctccactaaaagttactttatttattttacctatatatatttacacataTGCTGCaacagtggatctattttagctttcaacacaataaaataatatatttcacaactcaaaaaacattcacatcaccaactataataaaataatattttttttctttagctctcatgaacagtgtacatctatctatagatgtatACTGTTCattagagctaaaaaaaaatagatttagctccactgctggagcATGCTTTTTGGTGTTTGAAAAGCTAAAAGATATCAATATACCAATATACCACCACTGCTGTGAGTGCTCTAAAAACAGTTTAACTAACTAAATAACTTCTTTCGTGTGCTactttcctaaaatttttctaaaaacatattatttggcaaattttgccCTTAAtttgcttcaaaaaaaaaaaaaaactaatgtaaCCCGACTCCCAAGCCTTTTTCCCTCAACAGTGTAAGTTCTATAATGCGCATTTTAACATGGTCCCTTAGGATAACACTAAGTGGTTTAGGAAAAACTAACTTGCTCTTGCGATGGCACTTCTAGTTCTATCTATAGTAGGCAAGCCTTCTTAAGTGGTATAGTGATTCCAGAGTATAAACTGCATATGAGGTGCACActtgcatgtgtgtgtgtgtgtgtctgtgtgcaTACACATTGTTGAACCCCAATCCTGATAATTTTTGTATTACTAACAATGCTTGATACTTGAAGAATTTATGCAATTCTCCATGATTTCACTCTGTTTCCCAGGGGGAACAAAGAACATGTTTGCAGCCAGCACCTGACATTAATGGAGGAATCAAATGAAAGATTCTCCAACTAGCATTATAATGTAATGCCTGGATCTAATCTATGTATGGATGGAATCAAGTAATCAAAACAGAAAGCTTTGCAATCCAACAAGGGATGGTGGAAACAAAGGGCTCCACTTGTCATGACAAGGGGCTCACTAATGAGATGCATCCATTTGCTAAAATTGCATTTCttacacacacaaaattcaATGTATTGTAAGTCCTTGATGAGCTGGTAAGTTTTGTTGAGAAAACACAGCTGATAATCACTATTTTAAACCATCATGTTCTGCCTGAAATATATGGAAGAAATGTAAATTTCTTTCCCAATGCTGCCTTGCATGCTGCACAAGACATTCAATGCAAGGTAGGTCTTATTTGGGCCTTAAAACCATAGCACGGTTCACAGTACTCAACTGAATGCAAGTTCCATTCTAATTCAAGAACTATCCAATTGCAGTCTTGTAATTTTACTTGCAAGTAAAATGTATAATAAAGGGATAGCTCACAGAGGTATGACTTATGAGTACGTAGAGAAGGGTTTTCCTTGAAATCAATAGTAACTCCAAGGAAATCATGTATCTTATGCTAAATATTGTGGGATAGAATAGCCACAAGTTAGGATTACACGAGGAACAAACAAATGCCAGATCCACCATGAAAACATAATAATACTTGAGAGCATTTTCCTTATGATTGGTAAAAACATCTATCTTAAGTATGTCAATAAAAATGTGTGTGTGGATGTGTGTATGTATGCATTAAAAATCTGCAGCACCTATTACATCTTTCAACATGCAAGATAGGAAGAAAAATCCTGCtaatgagctatagctcaacAGGCACTTCCTTCAACCATGTGTGCATGTTTAACTTgccaatttaaaaaacaaaacaaaaagataagaTGGTAAATCCAatgggtgaagaagaagaataagtaaTAACATATTAGAAAAATTATGGACAAGGAATAATTTCTCCAGCACTTAATTACATGGAAAGGAATAGACAAAAGTAGGAGTTAATGAGGAAGAAATGCTTGTGCTAGATCTACCATAAATAAAAGCATAGGACTCAAGAgtgttttcattattttttatttaaaaaagaaagcttATGTTTATCAACTATGATTAACATAAATATGCACATACTATGCATGGCAAAGCTACAGCATACATATAATGTCTTTCAATGTAAAAGGTCATTGTAGTCAAAGGTGGTACATCTGAAGGATGAAGCAGAAGAACAGGGAAAGGAATATTTCCTATTTGAAATAGCCTCTGTAACTGTTGTCAAAATTGGCTGGCTTCAAAATGACTGATAGAAAGATTCTTCTGTATCCTCTTTGCAGAAAAGGAATTCTGGAGAGGACACATTTGTCAGTAAGGAAAATGTCACCAATGCGATACTGACACAGAACAATGAGAAGCTTTattatcaaaactttcttaCTCATGAACTCACGACATCATAGGAGTTTCAAATATAAATCTCTACTGGTATAATAAGTAGATAAAGGAATGACCACAGTATTAGTGTTAGGTTTTGAAATTAAGGTTCCTTTTTAGGCAAAAAACTGCTGTGTCCACATACAGCATAAGAAACTATGAGAAACATTGTTGCTTGGCAACCTAGAACAAGGCAGTACACTTAAGCACATATCACCATGGAAGAAATCTGAATTAGTAACGGCTTGAAAAGATTTATTTCACACAGACTGCAATCCAATGATGCACTTGAAAATCGATGGTTTCTTTTAGACTATTTATTAATTCGGGGAATGCACAACTTATCAAAATAGTCAATAAATAATCAAAGGAATTCAGATCATCAGTTTAAACTTTCCTATAGTATACATTAATTATAAGCAAAGAACAAATATGAtcaaagaggaagccattgtAAACTATGCAGTGTGGTGCAAACAAGGGTGGACAGAACAAACCATACCATGCATACTGTTCCAATCCAATTTCAGTGTTGCTGTTCTGAAACTCATTTATATTTGTTCCTTCATAGACCACTCAACAAATGGAACAACTTTCTGGGCTACCATCTGCATAACACCAATGTTGAACTATGCTTG
This genomic stretch from Castanea sativa cultivar Marrone di Chiusa Pesio chromosome 1, ASM4071231v1 harbors:
- the LOC142637464 gene encoding pentatricopeptide repeat-containing protein At5g50390, chloroplastic-like translates to MESPLLRYHSVSLDQISNTRRKSLLHFKHKSLFFSGYCFSFSKRKWRNPFDRIRCCSLEQGRLQPPWGLKPKPKPSKMDVVERKGAVLEEPQMRKQPSSGICSQIEKLVFNKRYREALELFEILEFEGGFELESSTYDALISACIGLNSIRGVKRVSSFMSSNGFELDLYMRNRVLLMHVKCGMMTDARRLFVEMPEKNLVSWNTIIGGLVDSGNYDEAFQLFFITWEESSDGGSRIFSTMIRASAGQGLIFAGRQFHTCALKMGVADDIFVTCALIDMYSKCGSIEDAQCVFDEMPEKTTVGWNSIIAGYALHGYSEEALRMFYEMRDSGVEMDHFTFSMVIRICTRLASLEHAKQAHASLVRHGFGLDTVANTALVDFYSKWGRMEDARHVFDKMPQKNVISWNALIAGYGNHGHGEEAIEMFEQMLREKMRPNHITFLAILSACSYSGLSERGWEYFKSMSRDHKIKPRAMHFACMIELLGQEGLLDEAFALIRSAPFKPTANMWAALLTACRVHENLELGKFAAEKLYGMEPEKLNNYIVLLNIYNSSGNLKEAAAVVQTLRRKGLRMLPACSWIEVKKQPYFFHSGDKSHAQTKEIYQKVDNLMLEISKHGYVPERKYLLPDVDEQEKRVLLYHSEKLAIAFGLINTPGWTPLQIVQSHRICGDCHSAIKLIAMVTRREIVVRDASRFHHFRDGSCSCGDYW